From the genome of Epinephelus moara isolate mb chromosome 10, YSFRI_EMoa_1.0, whole genome shotgun sequence, one region includes:
- the zgc:92140 gene encoding uncharacterized protein C1orf21 homolog: MGCTSAKQVSAVPNDEEGRGKAYSNGDLFTDEYKMKGVEEVKYMRGDENRVNARNQENLEKSNVQYRGKQQKEVSSTNIKSNIHTSESQQEFFRMLDEKIEKGRDYCSEEEEEEDGT, translated from the exons ATGGGCTGCACCTCGGCCAAGCAGGTGTCGGCCGTGCCCAACGATGAGGAGGGACGCGGCAAGGCCTACAGCAACGGGGACCTCTTCACCG ATGAATACAAGATGAAGGGAGTGGAGGAGGTGAAGTACATGAGAGGGGATGAAAATCGGGTGAATGCACGCAACCAGGAGAACCTg GAGAAGAGTAATGTGCAGTACAGGGGGAAACAGCAGAAAGAGGTGTCTTCAACAAACATCAAGTCTAA tATTCACACGTCAGAGAGCCAGCAGGAATTTTTCAGGATGCTGGATGAGAAGATTGAGAAG GGGCGAGACTACTGttcggaggaggaggaggaggaagatgggaCATAG